One genomic window of Hymenobacter sp. J193 includes the following:
- the purF gene encoding amidophosphoribosyltransferase has translation MCGIVGFYGPDDVAHDIVFGLTALQHRGQDAAGIATFDDNFHLCKGNGLISDVFKPKQLRKLKGNIGIGHARYTTQGSNDAELAQPFTTSYPFGLSMVHNGNVINFRQAAKRLHEKYHVLPKTSNDLELIMYTFASELRLKNLDNLSVVDIFDAVETTQELVKGAYATITVIAGHGLLAFNDPLGIRPLVLGRRDTEAGPIYAFASESTCFDYLGFEFIKNVGPGQAVFIDKDFQVHYKNPYSLPKNFCVFEHIYFAREDSTIHGRLVARERVRLGKMLARKVIESGIQPDMVIDVPSSGYFSASGLAEAIGVPYRRAMVKNNHMGRSFIVSSQAGREDIVKKKLNPIREFVEGKKIAVVDDSIVRGTTSRRIVRILREAGAEEVYFISSAPPIIAPCIYGIDMAMSTELIAANYTEEEICRYIEADKVIYQSIEDLQELFSEDKGHGGSCFACFTGNYPTGDVTKYLRHIQEERQSHRGDKKGDSTVVPSVSAKAPAPTEH, from the coding sequence ATGTGCGGAATAGTAGGTTTTTACGGCCCCGATGACGTCGCCCACGACATCGTATTTGGCTTGACGGCGCTCCAGCACCGCGGCCAGGACGCAGCCGGCATTGCCACCTTCGACGACAACTTTCACCTCTGCAAAGGCAACGGGCTGATTTCGGATGTGTTTAAGCCCAAGCAGCTCCGGAAGCTGAAGGGCAACATCGGCATTGGCCACGCCCGCTACACCACCCAGGGCTCCAACGATGCTGAGCTGGCGCAGCCGTTTACCACCAGCTACCCCTTTGGGCTGTCTATGGTGCACAACGGCAACGTCATCAACTTTCGCCAAGCTGCCAAGCGCCTGCACGAGAAGTACCACGTGCTGCCCAAGACCAGCAACGACCTAGAGCTGATCATGTACACCTTCGCCTCGGAGCTGCGCCTGAAAAACCTCGATAACCTTTCCGTAGTCGATATTTTCGACGCGGTGGAGACGACGCAGGAGCTGGTGAAGGGCGCTTATGCCACCATCACCGTCATTGCCGGGCACGGTTTGCTGGCCTTCAACGATCCGCTGGGCATCCGCCCTCTGGTGCTCGGCCGCCGCGACACGGAAGCCGGGCCCATCTACGCTTTTGCTTCGGAAAGCACCTGCTTTGATTACCTGGGCTTCGAGTTTATCAAGAACGTAGGTCCCGGTCAGGCGGTGTTTATCGACAAGGACTTCCAGGTTCACTACAAAAACCCGTACAGCCTGCCAAAGAACTTCTGCGTGTTCGAGCACATCTACTTCGCCCGCGAAGATTCCACTATCCACGGGCGCCTGGTGGCCCGGGAGCGGGTGCGGCTGGGCAAGATGCTGGCCCGCAAGGTCATTGAGTCGGGCATTCAGCCGGATATGGTGATTGACGTGCCCTCATCGGGGTACTTTTCGGCTTCTGGCCTAGCCGAAGCCATTGGGGTGCCCTACCGCCGGGCCATGGTGAAGAACAACCACATGGGCCGCTCCTTTATCGTGAGCAGTCAGGCTGGCCGCGAGGACATCGTCAAGAAAAAGCTGAACCCCATCCGGGAGTTTGTGGAGGGCAAGAAGATTGCCGTGGTCGACGACAGCATCGTGCGCGGTACTACCTCCCGGCGCATTGTGCGGATTCTGCGCGAGGCCGGAGCCGAGGAGGTGTACTTTATTTCCAGTGCCCCGCCCATCATTGCGCCCTGCATCTACGGCATTGATATGGCCATGAGCACCGAGCTGATTGCGGCCAACTACACCGAGGAGGAAATCTGCCGCTACATCGAGGCCGACAAAGTGATTTACCAGTCGATTGAGGACCTGCAGGAGCTGTTTTCGGAAGACAAGGGCCACGGCGGCAGCTGTTTCGCGTGCTTCACCGGCAACTACCCCACCGGCGACGTAACCAAGTACCTGCGTCACATCCAGGAAGAGCGCCAGAGCCACCGCGGCGACAAGAAAGGCGACTCTACTGTGGTGCCTTCCGTCAGTGCCAAGGCCCCTGCGCCTACCGAGCATTAA
- the purN gene encoding phosphoribosylglycinamide formyltransferase, with product MSATGNHSNRKQRLAILLSGRGSNMVALVQAVQHGVLQNLAEVAVVFSNKPDAPGLETAAALGCPTASLSSQGRKRAEFDAEVVEVLQQYQPDYVILAGYMRILSPTFIRAFAGRILNIHPADTHQHQGLHAYEWAFENRLPETKITVHLVDEGLDTGPILAQHPVDLRGADTLAEVERRGLAVEHMLYADTLVALVTKDRKKTH from the coding sequence TTGTCGGCAACTGGTAACCATAGCAACCGCAAGCAGCGCCTGGCCATTCTGCTGTCGGGCCGGGGCTCCAACATGGTGGCCCTGGTGCAGGCCGTGCAACACGGCGTGCTGCAGAATCTGGCTGAGGTAGCCGTGGTGTTCAGCAACAAGCCCGACGCGCCCGGTTTGGAAACGGCGGCTGCCCTGGGGTGTCCGACGGCCAGCCTCAGCAGCCAGGGCCGCAAGCGGGCGGAGTTTGATGCCGAAGTAGTAGAGGTGTTGCAACAGTATCAGCCCGACTACGTGATACTAGCCGGCTACATGCGCATTTTGTCGCCAACCTTTATTCGGGCGTTTGCGGGGCGTATCCTCAACATTCATCCCGCCGATACCCACCAGCACCAAGGGCTGCATGCCTACGAGTGGGCTTTTGAAAATCGACTGCCGGAAACCAAAATCACGGTGCATCTGGTTGATGAAGGCCTGGATACCGGCCCTATCCTAGCCCAGCACCCCGTGGATTTGCGCGGGGCCGATACCCTGGCGGAGGTAGAGCGCCGCGGCCTGGCCGTGGAGCATATGCTGTACGCCGATACCCTAGTGGCACTGGTCACGAAGGACCGCAAGAAAACCCATTAG
- the purD gene encoding phosphoribosylamine--glycine ligase, producing MTSSPNKPIVLLGGGAREHAMAWKLTRDGATVHVLPGNAGIPNSHPEISATDFPVIQRFCEANGVRLIVVGPEAPLAAGVTDYFAGSDIRVFGPSRAGAVLESSKVWSKDFMRRHGVATAMSWQYRSDKLTEARAKATELDGQVVVKFDGLAAGKGVYVCSSIEEAQAALDDLQQQHTGWFSFLLEEKLTGPEISIIGVTDGNRVRLLAPSQDHKQLLAGDQGPNTGGMGAYCPVPFCDDNVLAAIRTSIVDPTLRGLQNEQFNFKGFLYFGIMLTPQGPKLLEYNVRLGDPEAEVLLPAMESSLLELIEATLDGKLQQTTVRQRRGCYVGVVLASGGYPAAEFPTGFPITGLNQLHPSILAFHGATRRQDGELLTSGGRVLVLVGHGEELEDAVAHVYREAEKVKFKDVYIRTDIGQRPEPVLVGNW from the coding sequence ATGACTAGTTCTCCCAATAAACCTATCGTACTCCTCGGTGGCGGGGCCCGCGAACATGCCATGGCGTGGAAGCTGACCCGCGACGGCGCCACCGTGCACGTGCTGCCCGGCAACGCCGGCATCCCGAACAGCCACCCCGAAATCAGTGCCACCGACTTCCCCGTCATTCAGCGCTTTTGCGAAGCCAATGGCGTGAGGCTGATTGTAGTAGGACCCGAAGCACCCCTGGCGGCGGGCGTGACGGACTACTTTGCAGGCTCTGATATCCGCGTGTTTGGCCCCTCGCGGGCCGGCGCTGTGCTGGAAAGCTCCAAAGTGTGGTCAAAGGACTTTATGCGGCGGCATGGCGTGGCTACGGCTATGTCGTGGCAGTACCGGAGCGACAAGTTGACCGAGGCCCGCGCCAAAGCTACTGAGCTGGATGGGCAGGTGGTAGTGAAGTTTGATGGCCTGGCCGCTGGCAAAGGAGTGTACGTGTGCTCCTCCATCGAAGAAGCCCAGGCTGCGCTGGATGATCTGCAGCAGCAGCACACCGGCTGGTTTTCGTTTCTGCTCGAAGAAAAACTTACCGGTCCCGAAATCAGCATCATCGGCGTGACGGATGGCAACCGGGTGCGGCTGCTGGCCCCGTCGCAAGACCACAAGCAGCTGCTGGCCGGCGACCAGGGCCCGAACACCGGCGGTATGGGTGCCTATTGCCCCGTACCTTTCTGCGACGACAACGTGCTGGCCGCCATCCGCACCAGCATCGTGGACCCCACCTTGCGCGGCTTGCAAAACGAGCAGTTCAACTTCAAGGGCTTCCTGTACTTCGGCATCATGCTCACCCCGCAGGGCCCGAAGCTGCTGGAATACAACGTCCGCCTCGGCGACCCGGAAGCCGAAGTATTGCTGCCGGCCATGGAAAGCAGCCTGCTCGAACTCATCGAAGCTACCCTCGACGGCAAGCTGCAGCAAACCACAGTCCGCCAGCGCCGCGGCTGCTACGTGGGCGTGGTGCTGGCCTCGGGCGGCTACCCGGCCGCCGAATTCCCTACCGGTTTCCCTATTACGGGCCTCAATCAGCTGCATCCCAGCATTCTGGCTTTCCACGGCGCTACCCGCCGCCAGGATGGGGAGCTGCTGACCAGCGGTGGCCGGGTGCTGGTACTTGTCGGGCACGGGGAAGAGCTGGAAGACGCTGTAGCTCACGTGTATCGGGAAGCAGAAAAAGTTAAATTCAAGGATGTATACATCCGCACTGATATCGGCCAACGGCCGGAACCCGTCCTTGTCGGCAACTGGTAA
- a CDS encoding GNAT family N-acetyltransferase, which yields MTTATAIVLEVSSPQAMEAQPLLDALSEQLGARFGSDGRASFTEWRQDDPRYIFLLAQQDGEAVGCGAVRPIVDGIGEVKRMFAKYPRRGIGEAVLQQLEAEAQQAGYTELWLETRVANTEACRFYLKNGYQRRPNYGHYIGRDHSACFGKFLTPTDAAELLSHD from the coding sequence ATGACCACCGCTACTGCCATTGTGCTTGAAGTTTCCTCGCCCCAAGCGATGGAAGCGCAGCCCTTGCTCGACGCCTTGTCGGAGCAGCTGGGCGCGCGCTTTGGCAGCGACGGGCGGGCTTCGTTTACGGAGTGGCGGCAGGATGACCCTCGTTACATCTTTCTGCTAGCCCAGCAGGATGGTGAAGCCGTAGGGTGCGGCGCGGTGCGGCCTATAGTGGATGGCATTGGCGAGGTGAAGCGCATGTTTGCCAAGTATCCCCGGCGGGGAATAGGAGAAGCGGTGTTGCAGCAGTTGGAAGCCGAAGCCCAACAGGCTGGCTACACCGAGCTGTGGCTCGAAACGCGGGTAGCCAACACCGAAGCCTGCCGATTTTACCTTAAGAATGGCTACCAGCGCCGCCCCAACTACGGGCATTATATTGGCCGCGACCATTCTGCTTGCTTCGGCAAATTTCTGACACCTACTGACGCAGCCGAGTTACTTTCTCATGACTAG
- a CDS encoding nuclear transport factor 2 family protein, with the protein MQDYIEAYNRFDVDGMLRHLHENVVFRNISGGEVNLTTTGKESFRHQAEQARQYFSQREQRVTNWQVADHRMEVLIDYTGVAAIEFPNGLKPGDTLQLQGKTVFQFADGLISSIDDIS; encoded by the coding sequence GTGCAAGATTACATCGAAGCGTACAACCGCTTCGATGTGGATGGCATGCTGCGCCATCTGCACGAGAACGTGGTGTTCCGCAATATTTCCGGCGGCGAAGTTAACCTGACGACTACTGGCAAAGAAAGCTTCCGTCACCAGGCCGAGCAAGCCAGGCAGTACTTCTCCCAACGGGAGCAGCGCGTTACCAATTGGCAAGTAGCCGACCACCGCATGGAAGTGCTGATTGACTACACCGGCGTGGCGGCCATCGAGTTTCCCAACGGCCTCAAACCTGGCGACACATTGCAGTTGCAGGGCAAAACCGTTTTTCAGTTTGCCGACGGGCTGATATCTTCCATTGACGACATCAGCTAA
- a CDS encoding phosphoribosylaminoimidazolesuccinocarboxamide synthase: MNTLNHFDTPQLQLLHRGKVRDSYRAPSGERLIVVTDRLSAFDSVLETPVAHKGAVLNGLAAFWFDKTQHIIPNHVISLLDPNVTLAKEAEPIRVEMVVRNYLTGSMLRGYQQGQRTFSGVTVPDGLTKHQQFPEPIVTPTTKEESDREITPENLVAEGWVSADLYEKMRVKSLELFNFASQWMAERGIILVDTKYEFGLLDGELILIDEIHTPDSSRFWSAEDYARNPETAEQMDKEYVRQWLIANKQDGQYPRALTPEVSAEATRRYLDIYERITGAPLPTGDETTTGGDVQARLVGNLVRAGIMKEA, from the coding sequence ATGAACACCCTCAACCACTTCGATACCCCCCAGCTCCAACTTCTGCACCGCGGCAAAGTTCGTGACTCGTACCGCGCTCCTTCGGGCGAGCGTCTCATCGTGGTAACTGACCGCCTCTCGGCGTTTGACTCGGTGCTGGAAACGCCCGTGGCCCACAAAGGCGCGGTGCTGAACGGGCTGGCCGCTTTCTGGTTCGACAAAACTCAGCACATCATCCCGAACCACGTGATTTCGCTGCTCGACCCGAACGTGACGCTGGCTAAGGAAGCCGAGCCGATTCGGGTGGAGATGGTAGTGCGGAACTACCTCACGGGCTCGATGCTACGCGGCTACCAGCAGGGCCAGCGTACCTTCTCGGGCGTAACCGTTCCGGACGGCCTGACCAAGCACCAGCAATTCCCCGAGCCCATCGTGACGCCGACTACCAAAGAGGAGTCGGACCGCGAGATTACGCCGGAGAACCTGGTGGCGGAAGGCTGGGTGTCGGCGGACCTGTACGAGAAGATGCGGGTGAAGTCGCTGGAGCTGTTCAACTTCGCTTCGCAGTGGATGGCGGAGCGCGGCATTATCCTCGTGGATACCAAGTACGAGTTTGGTTTGCTGGATGGGGAACTGATTCTGATTGACGAAATCCACACGCCCGATTCGTCGCGGTTCTGGAGCGCCGAGGACTACGCCAGGAACCCCGAGACGGCCGAGCAGATGGACAAGGAGTACGTGCGTCAGTGGCTGATTGCCAACAAGCAGGACGGCCAATATCCCCGCGCCCTCACCCCCGAAGTATCTGCTGAAGCTACCCGCCGCTACCTCGATATCTACGAGCGTATCACGGGCGCCCCGCTACCCACCGGCGACGAAACCACTACCGGGGGCGACGTGCAAGCCCGCCTCGTGGGCAACCTTGTGCGCGCTGGCATTATGAAAGAAGCCTGA
- a CDS encoding phosphoribosylformylglycinamidine synthase subunit PurQ: MNEKPLFPDLNSPPMPQRDETGPAQTNADGSVTVLGYKSIDGGHESTEPLKSTEEQPNNRQLATGNSTVRALILTGFGINCEEEFAAAYKLAGAEPTIVHLNQVLHGHVSIHDYDILNFPGGFSFGDDLGSGVVLANKLRYRKNAEGRTLLDDIKEFIANGKFVMGICNGFQVLVKLGLLPNLSGNVTPEVTLTHNASGRYEDRWVRLQVNPKSNSPFLKGIDSMEVPVRHGEGRLIIKGEETLAQIEARALNCLAYTDFDGSPTDVYPHNPNGADLNCAGLTDTTGQVFGLMPHPEAFLSLYNHPDWARRKRQNPGLSEEGDGLRLFRNIVEHVQSQRQTAATPQEARQFSS, from the coding sequence ATGAACGAGAAACCATTATTTCCGGATCTGAATTCGCCGCCCATGCCGCAGCGCGACGAGACGGGGCCAGCGCAAACCAACGCCGACGGTTCCGTGACGGTGCTCGGCTACAAGAGCATTGACGGAGGCCACGAAAGCACCGAGCCGCTGAAATCAACGGAAGAACAACCTAACAACCGGCAACTGGCAACGGGCAACTCAACGGTGCGCGCCCTCATCCTGACGGGCTTCGGCATCAACTGCGAAGAGGAGTTTGCTGCCGCCTACAAGCTAGCCGGCGCCGAGCCAACCATCGTGCACCTCAACCAAGTGCTGCACGGCCATGTCAGCATCCACGACTACGACATCCTGAACTTCCCCGGCGGCTTTAGCTTCGGCGACGACCTAGGCTCGGGTGTGGTGCTGGCCAACAAGCTGCGCTACCGCAAAAACGCCGAAGGCCGCACCCTGCTTGATGATATCAAGGAGTTTATTGCCAACGGCAAGTTCGTGATGGGCATCTGCAACGGTTTCCAGGTGCTGGTGAAGCTAGGCCTGCTCCCCAACCTGAGCGGCAACGTGACACCGGAAGTGACGCTGACGCATAACGCCTCGGGCCGCTACGAGGACCGGTGGGTGCGCCTGCAAGTCAACCCGAAGTCGAACTCGCCCTTCCTTAAAGGTATCGACTCGATGGAAGTGCCCGTGCGCCACGGCGAAGGCCGCCTGATTATTAAGGGCGAAGAAACCCTTGCTCAAATCGAAGCCCGCGCGCTGAACTGTCTGGCCTACACCGATTTCGACGGCTCACCAACGGACGTGTATCCGCATAACCCCAACGGCGCCGACCTCAACTGCGCCGGCCTGACCGACACCACCGGCCAGGTATTTGGCCTGATGCCGCACCCCGAGGCGTTCCTCTCGCTCTATAACCACCCCGACTGGGCCCGGCGCAAACGCCAAAACCCTGGTCTGAGTGAGGAGGGCGACGGTCTGCGTTTGTTCCGCAACATTGTGGAGCACGTGCAAAGCCAGCGCCAAACCGCTGCTACACCCCAGGAAGCCCGCCAGTTTTCATCCTAG
- a CDS encoding AIR synthase-related protein — MDATQRTIQLLLKPGQHDGEGQRVAEAAQRHLGLSTGRVQSTALYTVRYPVSDEQLRDFATHCLQDPVLHDVALDEFRHGAEYKSYILVAKLPGVTDDEGISAQNALGDFLNQPLDTHTQHIFSKRLYFLEHELPESSLRRLAEDLLGNKMINRFEVGLIAQIRDYTPRPGGGAESITDTVPLVGLSDEQLVKLSKDNLYALNLEEMRAVRDHYTSIAEERQAAGLPQDPTDCELEIIAQTWSEHCKHKEFSAIIRYKDADTGKEFEVDSLFKTYIKDATSEVDRQLRANGNDWLIKVFSDNAGAVRINPESLFVWKVETHNSPSAIDPYGGAITGILGNNRDPLATGIGGARLLFNTNVLCFGNPEFSGTLLSNQLHPRRIFEGVRKGIEDGGNKSGVPTVNGAIVFDDRYAGKPLVYCGTGAVMPMQLAGLDSWEKNIDAQDRIIMAGGRVGKDGIHGATFSSIELDETSPATAVQIGSPITQKLAMDFLILATRRGLIKCSTDNGAGGLSSSIGELATISGGAVVELEKVPLKYPGLRPWEIFVSESQERFSLAVEPAKMAELMALGQEMEVELTDIGYFTADGSLDVRFDGESVARIDMEFLHNGVPRKVLEAEWTKPTAQEPAIEVRQNGVETHICVSPVNDTSRAAWANNLSNDETELCVSTTDVLFKLLGSLNICSRESVIRQYDHEVKGRTIIKPLMGATGQAPQDAAVVRFNFESWEGVAVSNGILPRFGDIDAYDMSAGAFDEAVRQIVAVGGKLPNLSYGDGNFWSVNDNFCVPDSVYDPTTNPDGKHKLAKLVRMCQALRDATAAYCIPLTSGKDSMKNDFKADGVKISVPPTVLYSMTAKIEDIRRTVTSDFKQADDVVYLLGETYDELGGSEFYQLFGELGANVPKVRFEEAKALYTLMGQANDNGLIQSCHDLSDGGLAVALAEATFGHGFGADLELPATGLGLSAQLFSESHSRFVATVAPEDVVAFEQHFGARATRLGVVTQDNQLTVRHNGQTVISASTAALRHEWTNGPVNRIIGFGQHEAAQVS, encoded by the coding sequence TTGGACGCTACCCAAAGAACCATACAGCTTCTGCTCAAGCCCGGCCAACACGATGGCGAGGGCCAACGCGTAGCCGAAGCTGCCCAACGCCACCTGGGCCTCTCGACCGGCCGGGTGCAAAGCACCGCCCTCTACACGGTGCGCTACCCCGTGAGCGACGAGCAACTGCGCGACTTCGCCACCCACTGCCTCCAGGACCCCGTGCTGCACGACGTGGCCCTCGACGAGTTCCGCCACGGTGCCGAATACAAAAGCTACATCCTGGTGGCCAAGCTGCCCGGCGTAACCGACGACGAAGGCATATCGGCCCAAAACGCCCTCGGTGACTTCCTGAACCAGCCGCTGGACACGCATACCCAGCACATCTTCAGCAAACGGCTCTACTTCCTGGAGCACGAGCTGCCTGAGAGTAGTCTGCGCCGCTTAGCCGAAGACCTGCTCGGCAACAAAATGATTAACCGCTTCGAGGTCGGCCTCATAGCCCAGATTCGCGACTATACGCCGCGGCCGGGTGGTGGGGCCGAATCTATTACGGACACGGTGCCGCTGGTAGGCCTCTCCGATGAGCAGCTGGTGAAGCTGTCGAAAGACAACCTCTACGCCCTGAATCTGGAGGAAATGCGCGCCGTGCGCGACCATTACACCAGCATTGCCGAGGAGCGCCAGGCCGCCGGCCTACCCCAGGACCCGACGGACTGCGAGCTGGAAATCATAGCCCAAACGTGGTCGGAGCACTGCAAGCATAAGGAGTTCAGTGCCATTATCAGATATAAGGATGCCGATACGGGCAAGGAGTTTGAAGTGGACTCCTTATTTAAAACCTACATCAAAGATGCTACCTCCGAAGTAGACCGCCAGCTCCGCGCCAACGGCAACGACTGGCTGATCAAGGTGTTCAGTGACAACGCCGGTGCCGTGCGCATCAATCCCGAGTCGTTGTTCGTGTGGAAGGTAGAAACCCACAACTCGCCTTCGGCTATTGACCCTTACGGTGGAGCTATTACCGGCATCTTAGGCAACAACCGCGACCCGCTGGCTACTGGCATTGGGGGTGCGCGGCTGCTGTTCAACACCAACGTGCTGTGCTTCGGTAACCCGGAGTTTTCGGGCACCTTGCTGAGCAACCAGCTGCACCCACGCCGCATTTTCGAAGGTGTGCGCAAGGGCATCGAGGATGGCGGCAACAAGTCGGGGGTACCGACGGTGAACGGCGCCATTGTGTTCGATGACCGCTACGCTGGCAAGCCGCTGGTATACTGCGGCACCGGTGCCGTGATGCCCATGCAACTAGCTGGCCTCGACTCGTGGGAGAAGAACATTGACGCCCAGGACCGCATCATCATGGCCGGGGGCCGGGTGGGCAAAGACGGTATCCACGGTGCCACGTTCTCCTCTATTGAGCTAGACGAAACCTCGCCCGCTACTGCCGTGCAAATTGGCTCGCCGATTACCCAGAAGCTGGCCATGGATTTCCTGATCCTGGCTACCCGTCGCGGCCTGATTAAGTGCAGCACCGACAATGGTGCAGGCGGCTTATCTTCCTCCATAGGGGAGCTGGCGACTATCAGCGGTGGTGCCGTGGTGGAGCTGGAAAAAGTGCCCCTGAAGTACCCTGGCCTACGGCCCTGGGAAATCTTCGTGTCGGAGTCGCAGGAGCGTTTCTCGCTGGCCGTGGAGCCCGCGAAGATGGCCGAGCTGATGGCCCTAGGCCAGGAAATGGAAGTGGAACTAACCGATATCGGCTACTTCACCGCCGATGGCAGCCTCGACGTGCGCTTCGACGGTGAGTCGGTGGCGCGCATCGATATGGAGTTCCTGCACAACGGCGTGCCGCGCAAAGTGCTGGAAGCCGAGTGGACCAAACCTACGGCCCAGGAGCCCGCCATAGAAGTTCGGCAGAACGGTGTAGAGACGCATATTTGCGTCTCCCCGGTGAACGACACCAGCCGCGCCGCCTGGGCAAACAACCTCAGCAACGACGAGACGGAACTATGCGTCTCTACAACGGACGTGCTGTTTAAGCTGCTGGGCAGCCTCAACATTTGCTCCCGTGAGTCGGTAATTCGGCAGTACGACCACGAGGTGAAAGGACGCACCATTATCAAGCCGCTGATGGGCGCAACCGGGCAGGCCCCGCAGGATGCCGCTGTGGTGCGCTTCAACTTCGAGAGCTGGGAAGGGGTAGCCGTGAGCAACGGTATCCTGCCCCGCTTTGGAGATATAGACGCCTACGATATGTCGGCCGGCGCGTTTGATGAGGCCGTGCGCCAGATTGTAGCGGTGGGAGGGAAGCTGCCCAACCTGAGCTACGGCGACGGCAACTTCTGGTCGGTGAACGACAACTTCTGCGTGCCCGACTCGGTGTACGACCCTACCACTAATCCCGATGGCAAGCACAAGCTGGCCAAGCTGGTGCGCATGTGCCAAGCCCTGCGCGATGCCACGGCAGCCTACTGCATCCCGCTCACCTCGGGCAAAGATTCGATGAAGAACGACTTCAAAGCCGATGGCGTGAAGATTTCAGTTCCGCCGACGGTCCTGTACTCTATGACCGCCAAAATAGAGGATATCCGCCGCACTGTCACCTCCGACTTCAAGCAAGCCGACGACGTGGTGTACCTGCTGGGCGAAACCTACGACGAGTTGGGCGGCTCGGAGTTCTACCAGCTCTTCGGTGAGCTAGGCGCCAACGTACCTAAAGTGCGGTTCGAGGAAGCCAAAGCCCTCTACACGCTGATGGGTCAGGCCAACGACAACGGCCTCATCCAATCTTGCCACGATCTGTCGGATGGTGGCCTGGCGGTTGCCTTGGCAGAAGCCACGTTTGGTCATGGGTTTGGCGCCGATTTGGAACTGCCCGCTACTGGCCTAGGTCTGTCGGCGCAGCTGTTCTCGGAGTCGCACTCGCGCTTCGTTGCCACAGTGGCTCCGGAAGATGTAGTGGCTTTTGAGCAGCACTTCGGCGCCCGCGCTACCCGCCTCGGCGTGGTGACGCAGGACAACCAGCTTACAGTGCGCCACAACGGGCAGACGGTCATTTCGGCCAGCACGGCGGCCCTGCGCCACGAGTGGACAAATGGCCCAGTAAACAGAATCATCGGCTTCGGCCAGCACGAAGCGGCTCAGGTATCATGA
- the pyrE gene encoding orotate phosphoribosyltransferase, with translation MTSTSSTFTSEALEQQLLQEDALLRGHFRLSSGLHSDTYVQCARFLRRPDLAAPAAAELARQIQQAGLQPDVVVGPAMGGVVIGYELARQLGVPGIFTERDDSGQMTLRRGFTIEPGQTIVIAEDVVTTGKSTNEVARVLEGLGAKVLAVASLIDRTGGNAALNFPNFALLPVTAATYAPDDCPLCRAGIPVVKPGSRPDKAFS, from the coding sequence TTGACTTCCACCTCAAGCACCTTCACCTCCGAAGCGCTAGAGCAGCAACTGCTCCAAGAAGACGCGCTGCTGCGCGGCCACTTCCGCCTTTCCTCGGGCCTGCATTCTGATACCTACGTGCAGTGCGCCCGGTTTCTGCGTCGCCCTGACCTGGCAGCTCCAGCGGCTGCGGAGCTGGCCCGGCAGATTCAGCAGGCCGGTTTGCAGCCCGATGTGGTGGTGGGCCCGGCTATGGGCGGCGTGGTAATTGGCTACGAGCTGGCCCGGCAGCTGGGCGTGCCCGGCATCTTCACCGAGCGCGACGATTCGGGGCAGATGACCTTGCGAAGGGGCTTTACCATCGAGCCCGGCCAGACCATTGTTATTGCCGAGGACGTAGTGACTACCGGCAAGAGCACCAACGAGGTAGCGCGGGTGCTGGAAGGTCTGGGCGCAAAAGTTTTGGCCGTGGCCAGTTTAATTGACCGCACGGGTGGGAATGCTGCGCTGAATTTCCCGAACTTTGCCCTGCTGCCGGTTACGGCGGCTACCTACGCACCCGATGATTGCCCGCTGTGCCGGGCAGGTATTCCGGTGGTGAAACCGGGCAGTCGGCCCGATAAAGCGTTTTCTTGA